One Dictyoglomus turgidum DSM 6724 DNA window includes the following coding sequences:
- a CDS encoding iron-containing alcohol dehydrogenase family protein produces MQYFNFYIPVRIKFGVGLWEKIPEESYSLGAKKILIVTGKKHLKSTGILARLINIYNNYPIDVYIFDEVPPEPPYYVVDQGAEIVKTKNIDLIVGIGGGSALDVAKAIAVKVNLPGTIWDYVGENSNKITMKGIPTILAPTTAGTASEVTRVSVLINPETKEKLSIRHDFLYATLAIIDPYLTLSLPKENTAYSGLDAFIHSLESFLSINSNMVTEPLALTALRTIYKYLPRVYNNLERIDLREKVLYASTISGIAFTQTGLGGIHALAHPIGAYANIPHGLACAIITIPVLEYNLEILTKEKISALGRALGVYSLRSAKERILKKIAELFSVLNIRLGLHNYGIKWQDLPNIAKEAPKTGSYKTNPRTLTYEVVLEILKKAF; encoded by the coding sequence ATGCAGTACTTTAATTTTTATATCCCAGTAAGGATAAAATTTGGAGTAGGACTCTGGGAAAAAATTCCTGAAGAGTCCTACTCCTTAGGGGCTAAAAAGATCTTAATTGTAACAGGAAAGAAACATTTAAAAAGTACAGGAATCCTTGCTAGACTTATAAATATATATAACAATTATCCTATTGATGTTTACATTTTTGACGAAGTGCCCCCTGAGCCTCCTTATTATGTGGTAGACCAAGGAGCAGAAATTGTTAAAACTAAAAATATAGATCTTATAGTAGGTATTGGGGGTGGAAGTGCCCTTGATGTAGCAAAAGCAATTGCAGTTAAAGTAAATTTACCGGGGACTATATGGGACTATGTGGGAGAAAATAGCAATAAAATAACCATGAAAGGAATACCTACTATTCTTGCTCCTACGACAGCAGGAACAGCAAGCGAGGTTACAAGAGTATCTGTCCTAATTAATCCAGAGACAAAGGAAAAGCTAAGTATAAGACATGATTTTTTATATGCAACTCTTGCCATTATAGATCCTTATCTTACTCTCTCCTTGCCCAAGGAAAATACTGCTTATAGTGGTCTTGATGCTTTTATTCATTCTTTAGAATCCTTTCTCTCCATAAATAGCAATATGGTTACAGAACCCCTTGCCCTTACAGCGTTAAGAACCATATATAAATATCTTCCCCGGGTATATAATAACCTTGAAAGAATTGATCTAAGAGAAAAAGTATTGTATGCCAGTACTATTAGTGGAATAGCCTTTACCCAAACAGGACTTGGGGGAATCCACGCTCTTGCTCATCCCATTGGAGCTTATGCAAATATTCCTCACGGACTTGCTTGTGCCATCATAACTATTCCTGTTTTAGAATATAACTTAGAGATACTTACAAAAGAGAAAATCTCAGCCTTAGGAAGAGCATTAGGCGTTTACTCTTTAAGATCAGCAAAAGAAAGAATCTTGAAAAAAATAGCTGAGCTCTTTTCCGTGCTAAATATTAGGCTTGGACTTCACAATTATGGAATTAAATGGCAGGACCTTCCTAATATAGCAAAAGAAGCTCCTAAGACAGGCTCTTATAAGACAAATCCAAGAACCTTGACCTATGAAGTTGTCCTTGAAATATTGAAAAAGGCTTTTTAA
- a CDS encoding 3-isopropylmalate dehydratase large subunit, which produces MGKTIAEKIFSAHVGRDVKAGDLVIAKLDALMGQDGTSPLAIKVFEELGGEKVVNADRVLLVMDHSVPPPNEGVANLHKLMRDFAEKYGTQITEFGEGVCHQVFMERGLATPGSLVIGADSHTCTYGVLNCFSTGVGSSELAAAMYTGKLWFKVPSTVKIILNGKLSKGVVSKDVILFLAGYFKADGLTYKAIEFDGEVINNLSIDGRATITNMVVEMGAKAGIMPFDEKTKEFFKSIGLPQEKGVEADPDAEYEAVYEFNLSNLEPQVALPHTVDNVYPISQIENIKIHEAFIGTCTNGRLEDLRLAASILKGRKVAKNVKMIVTPASKRIFMQAMKEGLVDIFLEAGAIVTNPGCGPCVGTHQGVPADGENIISTANRNFKGRMGNNKAFIYLASPLTVAASAVLGKITDPRELLS; this is translated from the coding sequence ATGGGAAAAACAATAGCTGAAAAGATCTTTTCAGCTCATGTGGGAAGAGATGTGAAAGCTGGAGATTTAGTTATTGCAAAGCTCGATGCCTTAATGGGACAAGATGGGACTTCTCCTCTTGCAATCAAAGTTTTTGAGGAATTAGGAGGAGAGAAGGTTGTAAATGCAGATAGAGTTCTTTTAGTAATGGATCATTCTGTCCCTCCTCCAAATGAAGGTGTAGCAAATCTTCATAAACTAATGAGAGATTTTGCAGAAAAGTATGGTACTCAAATAACAGAGTTTGGAGAAGGAGTATGCCACCAGGTATTTATGGAAAGAGGGCTTGCAACCCCTGGAAGTCTTGTAATTGGTGCCGATTCTCATACTTGTACCTATGGGGTTTTAAATTGTTTTTCCACAGGAGTAGGTTCCAGTGAACTTGCAGCAGCTATGTATACAGGTAAACTGTGGTTTAAAGTTCCAAGTACTGTAAAAATTATTTTAAATGGAAAACTTTCCAAGGGTGTAGTATCTAAGGATGTGATATTATTCCTTGCAGGATATTTCAAGGCTGATGGTTTAACTTACAAAGCCATAGAATTTGATGGAGAAGTAATCAATAACCTTTCTATTGATGGAAGAGCAACCATAACCAATATGGTAGTTGAAATGGGAGCTAAAGCAGGTATTATGCCTTTTGATGAAAAAACCAAGGAATTTTTTAAAAGCATAGGCCTTCCTCAAGAAAAAGGAGTAGAAGCAGATCCTGATGCAGAATACGAAGCAGTTTATGAATTTAACCTTTCTAATTTAGAGCCTCAGGTAGCACTACCACATACTGTAGACAATGTGTATCCTATATCCCAAATAGAGAATATAAAAATACATGAAGCATTTATTGGTACATGTACTAATGGTAGATTAGAAGACTTGAGACTTGCAGCATCAATCCTTAAAGGAAGAAAAGTTGCAAAGAATGTGAAAATGATTGTAACCCCTGCCTCTAAACGAATCTTCATGCAAGCCATGAAGGAAGGACTTGTTGATATATTCTTAGAAGCAGGAGCTATAGTAACAAATCCAGGTTGTGGTCCCTGTGTAGGAACCCATCAAGGTGTACCTGCAGATGGAGAAAACATTATATCCACTGCTAACAGAAACTTCAAAGGGAGAATGGGAAACAATAAAGCCTTTATATATTTAGCTTCTCCTCTTACTGTAGCTGCTTCAGCTGTCTTAGGTAAGATTACTGATCCCAGAGAACTGCTTAGTTAG
- a CDS encoding 3-isopropylmalate dehydratase small subunit → MLIRGKAHKFGDDINTDYIISGKYKFKSLDFNEMSKHLFEDLDPDFYKKITPGDIIVAGKNFGCGSSREQAPLVIKHAGISLVIAKSFARIFYRNSINVGLPLLEADTNQIDQGDELEVDLFNGKIFNKTKNVVINSKSTFPDIMVKILQAGGLVEYLKKEGDFKI, encoded by the coding sequence ATGTTAATTAGAGGAAAAGCTCATAAATTTGGAGATGACATAAACACTGATTACATAATTTCAGGAAAGTACAAGTTTAAAAGCTTAGACTTTAACGAGATGTCAAAACATCTTTTTGAAGATTTGGATCCTGATTTTTATAAAAAGATAACTCCAGGAGATATAATCGTAGCTGGTAAAAACTTTGGATGCGGTTCATCCAGAGAACAAGCACCTTTGGTAATTAAGCATGCAGGAATAAGTTTAGTAATAGCCAAAAGCTTTGCAAGAATTTTCTATAGAAACTCCATAAATGTAGGACTGCCCCTTCTTGAAGCTGATACAAATCAGATAGATCAAGGAGATGAATTGGAAGTGGACCTCTTTAATGGTAAAATCTTTAATAAGACAAAAAATGTAGTAATAAATTCAAAAAGTACCTTTCCAGATATAATGGTAAAAATATTACAGGCAGGAGGACTTGTAGAGTATCTGAAAAAAGAGGGAGATTTTAAAATTTAG
- the galU gene encoding UTP--glucose-1-phosphate uridylyltransferase GalU, protein MIKKAIFPAAGLGTRFLPATKAQPKEMLPVVDKPIIQYAVEEAVNSGIDEIIIVTGRNKRAIEDHFDISFELEYFLQKKGELDLLKQVREISELATVYYIRQKEPLGLGHAVLVTKELVKNEPFAVILSDDLIVSDVPCIKQMIEIYERYKCSVIAVEKVPREEVKNYGVIAGKEIDDGIYQVTDLVEKPLIEEAPSDLAIVGRYILTPGIFYMLEKVKPGRGGEIQLTDGLKLLLEKEAIYAYEFKGKRYDTGSKLGFLIASVELALKREGLGEQFREYLKSLRLD, encoded by the coding sequence ATGATAAAAAAGGCTATTTTTCCTGCAGCGGGCCTTGGTACAAGGTTTCTTCCAGCTACAAAAGCTCAGCCTAAGGAAATGCTTCCTGTAGTAGATAAACCAATAATTCAGTATGCTGTAGAAGAAGCTGTTAACTCTGGAATTGACGAGATAATTATTGTTACAGGGAGAAATAAAAGAGCAATTGAAGATCATTTTGATATATCCTTTGAATTGGAGTATTTTTTGCAGAAAAAAGGAGAACTGGACTTATTGAAACAAGTAAGAGAGATTTCAGAGCTTGCTACCGTTTACTATATTAGGCAGAAAGAGCCTCTTGGTCTTGGCCATGCAGTCTTGGTTACTAAGGAGCTTGTTAAGAATGAACCTTTTGCTGTAATATTAAGTGATGATCTTATTGTGAGCGATGTACCTTGTATAAAGCAGATGATAGAGATATATGAAAGGTATAAATGTTCCGTCATAGCAGTAGAAAAAGTTCCAAGAGAAGAGGTTAAGAATTATGGGGTAATAGCAGGAAAAGAGATTGATGATGGAATTTATCAGGTTACCGATCTTGTTGAGAAGCCATTAATAGAAGAAGCACCATCGGATCTTGCTATTGTAGGAAGGTATATATTAACTCCAGGAATATTTTACATGTTAGAAAAGGTTAAGCCAGGAAGAGGAGGAGAGATACAGCTTACTGATGGTCTAAAGTTGTTATTGGAAAAGGAAGCTATATATGCTTATGAGTTTAAAGGGAAAAGATATGATACGGGAAGTAAACTTGGTTTTTTGATAGCTTCTGTAGAACTTGCCCTTAAAAGAGAAGGGCTTGGAGAACAATTTAGGGAATATCTCAAAAGTCTAAGGTTAGATTAG
- a CDS encoding glucose-1-phosphate thymidylyltransferase, whose product MFEPEEFFDLSGIEKELFENVNLVWEVLRKLEKFLKEYARPEIRGVIKGGVFIEGNVFIDEGTVIEPFVYIKGPAYIGKNCEIRQGAYIRGNVFIGDNCVVGHTTEVKNSVLLSGAKAPHFNYVGDSILGHNVNLGAGTKISNLKIGLSGTVKIKVKEEVYDTGLRKLGAIIGDDSETGCNSVLNPGTIIGKRVLIYPNASVRGFIPENSIVKFKPNLDITDVK is encoded by the coding sequence GTGTTTGAACCTGAAGAGTTTTTCGATTTGTCGGGTATTGAGAAAGAACTTTTTGAAAATGTTAATTTAGTTTGGGAAGTGCTAAGAAAACTTGAGAAGTTTTTAAAGGAATATGCAAGACCTGAAATTAGAGGAGTAATAAAAGGTGGAGTGTTTATAGAGGGAAATGTATTTATAGATGAAGGAACAGTGATTGAGCCTTTTGTATATATAAAGGGTCCTGCTTATATAGGGAAAAACTGTGAAATAAGGCAAGGTGCTTATATAAGAGGTAATGTTTTTATTGGAGACAATTGTGTGGTGGGGCATACCACAGAAGTTAAAAATAGTGTTTTACTCTCTGGGGCAAAGGCTCCTCATTTTAATTATGTAGGAGATAGCATTCTTGGCCACAATGTAAATTTGGGAGCAGGTACTAAGATATCAAATTTAAAAATAGGGCTTTCAGGTACTGTGAAGATAAAGGTAAAGGAAGAAGTATATGATACTGGACTTAGGAAATTAGGAGCCATTATTGGGGATGATAGTGAAACAGGATGCAACTCTGTTCTCAATCCAGGAACTATTATAGGAAAAAGAGTGCTAATTTATCCTAATGCCAGTGTAAGAGGTTTTATTCCAGAAAACAGTATTGTAAAATTTAAACCTAATTTAGATATTACAGACGTAAAATAG
- the nifV gene encoding homocitrate synthase yields the protein MKNTEIKIVDTTLRDGEQTAGVVFSKAEKLQIARMLDEIGVHQIEAGIPVMGGDEEEAIKAIVKAGLKASIMGWNRAVISDIEASLRCGVDAVAISISTSDIHIKYKLKKTREWVLESMVKATEFAKKHGVYISVNAEDASRTDMDFLLQFAKAAKEAGADRLRYCDTVGIMEPFTMYEVIKTIIEKVGIPVEMHTHNDFGMATANALAGVRAGATYVGVTVNGLGERAGNAALEEVVMALKYIYNIDVGIKTYKLRELSEYVAKASQRELPVNKAIVGKNIFAHESGIHADGVIKYPKTYEVFSPEEVGGERQIVIGKHSGTHALIRKFQEYGITLSEEDAQELLKKVRALAVELKRPLFDKELMYLYQDYLKEKAEKEGV from the coding sequence ATGAAAAATACTGAGATAAAAATTGTAGACACCACATTAAGAGATGGTGAGCAAACTGCTGGTGTAGTATTCTCAAAAGCTGAAAAACTTCAGATTGCAAGAATGCTTGATGAGATAGGAGTACATCAGATTGAGGCGGGAATTCCGGTGATGGGAGGAGACGAGGAAGAAGCAATAAAAGCTATAGTCAAAGCAGGATTAAAGGCAAGTATTATGGGATGGAATAGAGCTGTAATAAGTGATATTGAGGCATCTTTAAGATGTGGTGTAGATGCGGTGGCTATTTCTATTTCCACATCAGATATTCATATTAAATATAAGCTTAAGAAAACCAGAGAGTGGGTCTTAGAAAGTATGGTAAAAGCAACAGAATTTGCAAAAAAACACGGAGTTTACATATCAGTAAATGCCGAGGATGCTTCCAGAACTGATATGGACTTCCTATTACAGTTTGCAAAAGCTGCAAAAGAAGCGGGAGCAGATCGTCTAAGATATTGTGACACTGTAGGAATAATGGAACCCTTCACCATGTACGAGGTGATAAAGACCATCATTGAAAAAGTAGGAATACCTGTGGAAATGCACACCCATAATGATTTTGGAATGGCTACTGCTAATGCTCTTGCAGGGGTGAGAGCAGGTGCAACCTATGTGGGGGTAACTGTAAATGGACTTGGAGAAAGAGCAGGAAATGCTGCATTAGAAGAAGTAGTTATGGCACTTAAATATATCTATAACATTGATGTGGGCATCAAAACCTATAAACTCAGAGAGCTTAGCGAATATGTAGCAAAAGCCTCTCAAAGGGAGCTCCCTGTAAATAAAGCAATTGTAGGTAAAAATATTTTTGCCCATGAATCAGGAATCCATGCTGATGGTGTAATTAAATATCCAAAAACCTACGAGGTTTTCTCTCCTGAAGAAGTGGGAGGAGAGAGACAGATAGTTATTGGAAAACATTCAGGAACCCATGCTCTTATAAGAAAATTCCAAGAGTATGGTATTACCCTTTCGGAAGAAGATGCCCAAGAATTACTTAAGAAAGTAAGAGCCCTTGCAGTAGAGCTTAAAAGACCATTATTTGATAAAGAGTTAATGTATCTCTATCAAGATTATCTGAAAGAGAAGGCTGAAAAAGAAGGAGTGTAA